CGGCATCAGCCTCTTGCCCGCGCCACCGGCGAGCACTATCGACAGCACCTTGGCCATGGGAGCACCCTATGTTGCGCGCACCGGTTTGGCCCGTAGGGCGTACGCTCCGTACGGCGGTCGGGTAGTGCGAGGAGGGCGAACGCATGCCGTTGCGGGTCGATCTGCTGACCAGGGAGTACCCACCGGAGGTGTACGGAGGCGCGGGTGTCCACGCCGAGTACCTCGCGCGCGAGCTGGGCCGGCTGCCCGACCCGCCCGACGTACGGGTGCGCTGCTTCGGCGCGGACCGCCAGGCGGCCGGGGTGACCGCGTACCAGCCACCGCAGGAGCTGACGGACGCGAACGCGGCGCTGCAGGTGATGGGCGTCGACCTGGCGATGAGCGCGGGCGCGGCCGGCGCGAGCGTGGTGCACTCGCACACCTGGTACGCGAACCTGGCCGGCCACGTGGCGAAGCTGTTGCACGAGGTCCCGCACGTCGTGACGACGCACAGCCTGGAGCCGCTGCGGCCGTGGAAGGCCGAGCAGCTCGGCGGCGGCTACAACCTGTCCTCGTGGTGCGAGCGGACGGCGATCGAGGCGGCGGACGCCGTGATCGCGGTGTCCGCGGGCATGCGCGCCGACGTGCTGCGCTGCTACCCGGCGCTCGACCCCGGCCGGGTCTCCGTCGTGCACAACGGCATCGACACGGCGGAGTACGCGCCGGATCCCGCCACCGACGTGCTCGACCGGCTGGGCATCGACCCGCACCGGCCGAGCGTGGTGTTCGTCGGCCGGATCACCAAGCAGAAGGGGTTGCCGTACCTGCTGCGTGCCGCGCACGGACTCGACGGCGACGCCCAGCTGGTGCTGCTGGCGGGCGCTCCGGACACACCGGAGATCGGCGCCGAGGTCGAGCAGCTGGTGCACCAGCTGCGTGAGGTGCGCGACGGCGTCGTGTGGGTCGACCGGATGGTCTCCAAACCCGAGGTGATCCAGGTACTCAGCCACGCCACGGTGTTCTGCTGCCCGTCGGTGTACGAGCCGATGGGCATCGTCAACCTGGAGGCCATGGCGTGCGAGGCGGCCGTCGTCGCGACGGC
The DNA window shown above is from Streptosporangiales bacterium and carries:
- the glgA gene encoding glycogen synthase — encoded protein: MPLRVDLLTREYPPEVYGGAGVHAEYLARELGRLPDPPDVRVRCFGADRQAAGVTAYQPPQELTDANAALQVMGVDLAMSAGAAGASVVHSHTWYANLAGHVAKLLHEVPHVVTTHSLEPLRPWKAEQLGGGYNLSSWCERTAIEAADAVIAVSAGMRADVLRCYPALDPGRVSVVHNGIDTAEYAPDPATDVLDRLGIDPHRPSVVFVGRITKQKGLPYLLRAAHGLDGDAQLVLLAGAPDTPEIGAEVEQLVHQLREVRDGVVWVDRMVSKPEVIQVLSHATVFCCPSVYEPMGIVNLEAMACEAAVVATATGGIPEVVADGETGLLVPIDQETDGTGTPRDPERFVGDLRERLAALLADQAQAKAMGTAGRRRAVDEFSWSVIADRTRQVYESVLAGG